The genomic window agactccttgagctagcatattccttcaaattcttacatatggcacatgggcagcacatgaaaccatcgcatttgtttgcctcggccacacgtaagaaagaatgcacgcccttaatgaactcttgggagcggcgatcagcattatacatccaatatcggctcatctgcattacatgacatacataccatattaaaacctagaacataattagttaattatacgacatgcatgtcaccacacaaggtattaatttatgaaagcctcgctacaatgtagacaatcccaactaccactaaaaaactaaagctaaaatgcacttcagcagcataaggatttcgcgaccaatcccaactaaaacagacagatcatgcgtttgttcaacatctataggCTTCTTctgtaggatcactgcctcatcagccgccgtagccgtctatgcaagagagttttacacgtgttcaacatactcttcctcccagtactagcctgaacatccagtgctatcccactaaaattaaaacaaaaaattagaactttaatcgcaatcatcatgaaaataagtataaattaaccataatcatcaaatgcgacaaaataactcacattgcgatccggacacttgtagaagatacggcccttgttgggacactccttcctcacccggtactccatcacaatcttcttctcacacttgtcgcatgcaatgagagggaggtccggcctcagtcgctttggaacccaatgagaggccgaggacccggaagcagttgccatctactctctatactcatttttaatataatataaatttctcattttataagcaaataaaattaaaaaactctaaaattctctatatctctaaaccatgaagtgtgctatgcatgctacaaatgaaagttgaatactagttttgaataactactttaaccttcattCATCCAAATatacaaactttaaagtgattttgagcttaaatggcttacaaataaaaaaaatccaccataaaaaaccacatatatctagtccacaaaatgagatatgctactgatgaaatatgagagtataaagttggtaacctttagaaccgaagaatcgatggaggagtcgaagaaatcttatgattactgtggtgaggaagaagagatgccggcgatgaagcaagaacactgaggtcgaatggctcaggctcggggaggaagaaggggtatataggaggggacctttaatcccggttagagacaccaaccgggactaaaggtccatttcTAGTCCTGgatggagcctccagccgggagtagacttttactcccggttgaagggaccaaccgggagtaaaagttaacctttagtcccggttggtagttccaaccgggactaaaggtcccctgcagcaaaagcctgccgcagtagccgttgggcagggacctttagtcccggttagatcTACAAACCGGAACTAaatgtctctctagtcccggacgcgaaaaataccaggactaaagccaaatttcgaagtggatcaaaaacCGTTTCCTTACTAgtgtgactttattcctaaagTTATATTCCTTTCTAGTGCATAAAAATTTGTATTGTCGTCTCTTCAGAAAAGTCAAATGAAGCATAGTAGCCAATTAGACAATTGCCTGCTAACTTCGATGCATGTTTTATAAGGCGCAGCAAAGTTGTATATTCTCAGGTCTGACCATTAAAAATGCCTATGGCAACACAAGTGTTGAGTGTCATCACAGATTCAGTGGCAGAATCAAcatgcctgttcgcttgttggtttcagcttgACTTATTcaatcagtcaacagtatttttctctcacggaAAACTAGCACCAATCAGCCCAAACCAATACCaccaccaaccagcgaacagggcgttgctatactctctctctccccctccctccctccctccctcccttgaaAGGTTGGATGCAGGATCTTTTTGACAAACATTAATTTTTCTCACTCCTCTCTCAGTTCTAGCAAGAAGAGAAAGATTGGACACCACCCATTTGAATACCAGTAGCGCATATAACCATTTTACAGCCTTATCTGTTATTACAAAATACAAATTCAGTTCGATTAAAAAAAAGGAATGCAACGCAACCTATGAATCCTGGAACTCAAGTTCCATAGTACGTATACAAGGCACCAAAGAACGGCATTGCTAAAAGTGGCACTTATTCATTTGACAGAGAACCCAGCTTACGGGCATCCAATCATGATTTTGCCTCTGCCAGAATGCCAGATCAAACAACCTATAGCCTGGGATTCTAGGAACACATCCGATCATCTATGTCCAATGCTTAGGACAGTTCACAATGTCACCTAAAGCCTACTGTGGATTGCTTCATGGATCATGAGCATCTGCTTTTTGTTCATCTCTTTGTGCAATATCCCCAAGAAGATCCTTAAGTTCACCCTTCTGAAGAAAATTATGACGCCACTAATAAAGACAATACACTAATATGCTAATGAAATAAATCAAAACGTGAAACTTGCCTGGTGCATGCTTAATATGATGTCAGATCCCCCAACAAACTCTCCTTTGATAAATATTTGTGGAAATGTAGGCCAGTTACTGCACCAGCAAAATAAAATTAACAGTGAGATTGATAGGGTGAACCAGGGGCAGAGCCAGGATTAGACTAGCACCTGGGATGGACAAGCTACATCCTTTTGGCTCTAaattttttacaattttttaAGTATGCTTCCATGTATTTCAGTGCCCCAAACCAGGGCTGGAACACGCGAGCCCAGTCCTGCATTTCTACACTCAGTGTGCACAATTTTCTGATTCGAGCATATGAACCAACTGAACAGTGTCTAGCAATCCATTTCTTAGTTTCAAGCATATCAGTGCACAGCAAGTCAATTAAATGAAAACGAACATATGGATGATGAATATAACAAGTAACGGGGCATAATGATGTACTAATACAAGACACGAACTGTTACTATTGACACTGCTTGGCATGAAGATGTTCCAAATCATATCTAAGAGGCTCAAAACGAAATGTCAACCAGATAATCACAACTCATTTTCATTCTTTTCTctattgtttttctttctttcttgtttgGTTAAAGCTGGTTCTTCTCTCTTGAAGGCAAACTTGAAGATCATTACCATTGCCTTATGACATCATGCAAAATTTCAATAATCTGCCTTAACATGGTTCATTGCCCATTCTGAGACACAAGCATATTGCTGCTTATTATCTAAAAATACATCATCCAGGAGGTATACAAAGACACTTACGTGTGGGCTTTAACACTCTCTTTGAGCTTGAGATCTCCAAGAATGTCTCTGCCACAGATAGGGACACCTGAAATCGATAACATAGAGCTTAAAGTTTAGAAAGTGATATTGGTTATCACCTGCATTTGAAACAAATCAGTCTGTAATCTACTAATTAGAGCCAACCTACCATATTGCTGGAGGACCTTAACTGCCAGTGCGCTGAAGCCACACATTGGAGACTCAGGAAAACCCTTCATGTAGATCAAGACTGGGTTCTCCTTGATATCCTGCCCAAAGAAAGTGCTATTACGATGAAGAAATGGCAGCTCAAAAGATACATCAATAAGCCTCAGGTTATGCCTAGTTTTATAACAAGTTAGGTGCTTCGATGTTTAACACAAATATTCTTGAATCTCATCTCTGCGTGTAAATACCTGAGCAACGATGTCATGCAAAGACATGTCTGAACTTCTGCTGTTTGGCTCGAAATCTTGATGTGTATCAGGATCAGCAGCTACTCGTGCTGCAGTTGAGTTCGTGTTTGCATTAGGATCACCACCATGTGGTGACGAATAGTTCATAAACTGCTGGAAAGCTGGTCGGGACATAACCTGCTCTTCCGGTTAACATGCAGACAAGGATACTAAAATTAAAACAGAAACACAAACTACTGAGGGGCAAAATATAAACACTAACCGAACAGGTAATAAATCATTGTACagtaatgtgttgtttcccaaaCTCATGGTTCATATCACATATTGAGTAAAACTATATAATTCGTGGGTGTTCTTAATCACATATTGGTTCTAAAAAACAAATTGGCACACATAAAACACAGCTATAAAAATTCAAACATGTGTAAAAGTTTCTTAAACaataacatgcgaacaaaactCAAAGTAGCAAACAGAGAATGATGGTAGTAACAAAGGAACAAACTCTCAATTGCGAATTTGCAATGAGAAAATAATATGTAATCTATACTGGGAATAGACAGTTGCCCTCATTTCCCAATAGTACATTTGCAAATGGCATAACACATTACTTCATGGAAATCATTAGGAAGTATATACAGGCAACATAAGTGGTAACAATAAAGAAACTCACTCATTTCTATAGTTACAACGGTTCATTATAGTGTCCAAACTCTGAACTCCAAAAATATGAAGGCGACCGTTAACTTTGATGCTATGGTACAGGAACACTGGAAGTCTGGAAAGTACACATATACTACAGTATTCGATTACACAATCCCAGAACAAAACTAATTCATTGGAAGCCTGAAAACTACGCATGTAAATTACTCAGCGACACATTTCAAACTCAATGTTTGCCATTAAAACAATGCACACACAAGGTCGCATACTAGCATGGACCTAAATTGCAGACACCAGATGCGCTTGTAGTCTAGTGCTTTGGAAGAGGATAAAGAGGAGAACTACTATCATCATGGCTCTGCTGAACAACCACGATGCGTTAGCACTCGAAGCTAAGAAAGACGCATGTGTATGGAGACCATCAGGGACTCGATTTGAGAGCCTTACAGCAGTTGTGCTCGGCAGTCCGCGAGATCTCAGGAGCCCTCTCGTGGCGAGGGCGGTCGACACCAACCTCTTCATGGTAGTACCCTGCGAACGGCGGATTCAACAACAAACAATGACATTAAGGAAGGTGATCTGCCAAACGAGTTGGAGAAATCAGCAACAGCCAAATTCCCATCGCAGCATCAGCGAACTCGTGCTGTCGTGCAACACGATAGTACGAACGACACGGACAGCGCGTgaccgacggcgagcttcgcgtGGGGAAAGGGGTTTCGGACTTTCAGTCGGACCCTCCAGATTTTGTGGAAAATGTACTGGAACTATTATCCCCCTCGAAACAACAACAAATCCATGACCAACTAGGAATGGAGGGTCCAGGCAAGCCAGGCCATGGTTTTCCTTACCAGCAAAGGAAGGAGCCAATTCA from Miscanthus floridulus cultivar M001 chromosome 11, ASM1932011v1, whole genome shotgun sequence includes these protein-coding regions:
- the LOC136493605 gene encoding monothiol glutaredoxin-S1, mitochondrial-like isoform X2; translation: MSLHDIVAQDIKENPVLIYMKGFPESPMCGFSALAVKVLQQYGVPICGRDILGDLKLKESVKAHTNWPTFPQIFIKGEFVGGSDIILSMHQKGELKDLLGDIAQRDEQKADAHDP
- the LOC136493605 gene encoding monothiol glutaredoxin-S1, mitochondrial-like isoform X1 is translated as MKRLVSTALATRGLLRSRGLPSTTAVMSRPAFQQFMNYSSPHGGDPNANTNSTAARVAADPDTHQDFEPNSRSSDMSLHDIVAQDIKENPVLIYMKGFPESPMCGFSALAVKVLQQYGVPICGRDILGDLKLKESVKAHTNWPTFPQIFIKGEFVGGSDIILSMHQKGELKDLLGDIAQRDEQKADAHDP